Sequence from the Rutidosis leptorrhynchoides isolate AG116_Rl617_1_P2 chromosome 3, CSIRO_AGI_Rlap_v1, whole genome shotgun sequence genome:
AGTTTTTGTCTCTTACTTACTAAAAGTTGTTTCAAACCTGCAACAATTTAGCAGAAAACATAGTTGATTAAAGttcataacaatttttaaatcatatattcatacattacatGACAAATTCTTAATAACATACATTAAATGCATTAAATGTATTTTAAAAAATTTATTCTATACATACTGTTTTATTAACATACATCATTTGTATATTATGAAATTACTAATTTTCATATCCCAAACTGAATGATTTTATATCTGGATCTATCAGTTAATTAACTTACATATGATGTATgttatcattttttatttttaacatacATCTAACGTATGATTATTAACATACGTCAACTGTATGTTATATAATCAATACATTCATATAGTCCAATTCAATGATCTTATATATGAATCTATCAGCTACTTTAACATACATCTAACGtatgttattattttttatttttcgagtTTCAATACATTTTTCATATAAAAAGTACGATGTATTCAGATCAATAAAAATATACAATTCAATATGAATACacagttttatgatttttattaacaCACATCGATTGTATGTTAGATAATAAATACAGGTCCAACTGAATGTTTTTATATCTGAATCTATCACCTACTTAATAAAAATTCACAGTGTGATGCATTCAATTTAATATGAATATACAATTCAATATGAATATCAAAACATATTCGTAcctattttttgaattttttttgcgTTACCTTTTCCTTTATCTGCTGGTTTTTTTCCTTTTCTATCTTCTTCGCCAGTCATCTGCAGTTTTTTTtcatatgtatttttttataaGATGAATCAATATGAATCAATATGAATCTTAAATGTCTCACGTATTCAGAATATAATTCTTAGTGAGTGTTGAACATACCTTGTCGCGACTCATTTACGTTCAATGTTATTTTTCGATTTTTACGACTTGAATTTCTCAATTCGTATCGCGATTGATGTTTCTGATGTTGAATGTAACAATGAATGAATGCTTTGATCTGCAGAGAAAACCCTAATTTcatattttttgttattttttattttattttaataataattaatattttgtgtTTGGACGAAAATTCCTTTCCACGTTATTTTTTAGTCAGATGAGATCTGCGGCCAGGAttcacttatccccttatccccaATTTGGTGCTTATCCCTTGATCTCGTATTCTGAAATAAATGTTGGAGCGGAGCAACGGCCTTAATGGAAATTTAACTCAAGTCCTTCGTGTGGATTTCATCTCGTGTCAAAAAATTGAAGATCGAATTGTTAACGTGGTTGCACAATCCGAGTTTGTATTTTATGTAATTGTATCGATGTTCACGTTGTGTTGTTCTATCTGTATGTAATGGTGTAGTGGCGTAGTGCCTTGCTAGTTGCATCCTCCGCAACTCACCTCACTGTTAGTATAGGTTTCCTGTTCCAGCAACTTGTTTCCTGTACGTTTCGTGTATGTATATGGGTCGGGCTCCCCTTAGCCCTTCGAGTAATAAAAATATCACTTGCTTTTCGAAAAAGAAATTACTATATTTTGAGGTGTTGTATTATACAAAATCATAAACACGGGGCAAAACCTTTAATCAATACAGTGACATTATGAAACTTGTGATCGTGAGCATTTATATGTCATGGTCTACAAATAAAAATTAGTGATGTATATACTACTTCTTGCACAAATGAACCACTTCTATCTCTCTATGTCTAtgatatttatgaatatatctatATTGGTTATCTATTAGACAATGCTTGTTTGCCAGTGATACTCTAGTACGTTGTCGTTGGTTTTGTTTGTGTTTTATGTTTAGTTAATTATATTTCTCTTTGCTTAGTGCAATTGATACTTAGATTTCTTTTTTGTTTGTTAGACGTTAATTAGTTTCCTAACAAAGTGTTTCCACCTTGTTAGTGGAACCATTTGTTCTAGGTCACGCTATGTGTTGTTGTTTGCTTTAGTTTAAATTCTTATTGTATCTGTTATACTTGTTTGATCTTCAGATCCATTTATGTTTTTTTTCTgtcataaataattaaataaacaaatATATTTGACCATGCATTATCAAAAATGAAGCCGGACAAACTTTAGTAAAGGAAGACGatattaggaaaagatgggaatgGTATTTCTCATCTCTTTTCGTTGGGGGAAGACCCGAGCGTCACGAAGATCTACAAGCCTCTGATATTGAACAATCCCAAAACAACATGGATTGGGAGAGAATCAACCAAGAGGAAGTAAGATCggcactacgaaagatggggagaaataaAGCCGTGGGACCGGACCAGATCCCCATCGAGGTGTGGCGGTGCCTTGGTGACGACGGTGTTAGGTGGTTGACTTGccttttcaacaagatttttcgaagctctaaaatgcctatggaatggagactgaGCGAGACTATTCCTATCTATAAGAATAAGGGGGATGCTCAAATTTGTggtaactatagaggcataaaattacttagtcatactatgaaactttgggagagagtgattgagaccaGACTTCGACGCGAAACAAATGTTTCGGAGAACCAGTTTGGAttcatgccagggcgctcttcgatagaggcaatccatattatgaggaaccttatggagaagtatagagaaaagcaaaagaacTTAGAGATGATTTTCTTAGACCTGGAAAAGGCCTACGATTGCGTCCCACGAATCTTGATTTGGAAGACCCTGAATAGTAGAAGTATCCCGAGTAGATACATTAGTGTTATCAAAGATATGTACGAAGGGGCGAAGTCTTGCGTGCGAACGCCGGTGAAAAATACTGAAGTTTTCCCAATAAAAGTAGGCCTAcatcagggatcggcccttagcccttttctttttgctttgatcctgGACGAGCTTTCTCGAACAATACAAGAGTGCATCCCTTGGTGcttgatttttgccgatgatattgtgctTGTTTCGGAATCTAAGGAGGAGCTCAATAGAAGACTTGAGCAATGGAGGGTGGCCTTAGAAAGTAATGGTCTACAAATTAGTAGACAAAAGACAGAATACCTTATATGTGATTTCTCTAGGAATGATGATGAACAAGATGATGAAGTGAACATCTGCATTGGAGACCAGATGTTGCATCCACAAACTTCGTTTAGATACTTAGGTTCGGTACTCCACAAATCGGGGAAGATAGATGAAGACGTGTCACACCGTATCAAGGTAGGGTGGGTGAAGTGGAGAGCAGCTACCGGAgtcttatgcgacaagaagatcccccttaagttgaaagggaaattctttaaggtagcaattagacctgccatgttataCAGATCAGAGTGTTGGTCAATGACGAAGgcgcaagagagaaggatggaggtggcagagatgaggatgcttaggtggacatgtGGTAAAACCATGCTGGATATGATCCCAAAtagtgtttttagggagaacctgaaTGTTAGAAGCATCAGCGACAAGCTAAGTGAAGAacggcttcgatggtttgggcatcTGAGGAGGCGACCTCCTACTGATCCTGTGAGGAGAGTCGAAGCACTTATGGTCGacagcgtaaggagaaggggtagacccactCGTAGGTGGGAGGATAGAATAAAGCTCGACTTGAAAGAGCTTTCATTGACCGAGGGCATGACCTCTGATAGGAATGTgtggaggactagaattagaatagacgagtaggttTTGGTTTGTTTGTGTGTTTTTGGGTTTGTGTATATGTGTATTATGTGGCTTATTCtcgtgtatatgtgtatgtatgtatgtatttatgtatgtatttatgtatgtctatatgtatgtatgtatgtatgtatgtatgtatgtatgtatgtatgtatgtatgtgtatgtatgtatgtatgtatgtatgtatgtatgtatgtatgtatgtatgtatgtatctccaTGTAGAGTGTTTATTGTATGTTCGCGCGTTGCTTTttgtagcgacccggcaaaatcgtcattgacggcgccgctacttaggtcccgttacgtggtcataagtctttaaaacaacgtttgatcaaaatatgtcacattcatttcaaatgtaaggatgtttcaaagtttacaaagtagtacaacgactaaacatgttacaacgttttaagtacaattgaaacatatgcgacacaaattaaataaagtcaaaagacgctccatgtatgcatgtatactcaacatccaggcaagtatcaaaataatgtgcggaagcatgtatcatctagcgttcaaggacctgagaaaacatatagaaaactgtcaatgaaaaatattgttgaaatcataggtgtattagtaaacgttgtttttgaaccacaagattttgtatttccataacgttgattatctaaatcgtttacattccaaagctGTTAttcgtttgtggagcacccaattatcaagacttaactgttcacgtaccccattatcatagtgttagaacctacactatatactcgaaaatatatttcatccgctaacggtagcgaactatccgaatgagggcttgtcaagcctatatggatccacacaacataagttcacgtttacaccctgcaagtgtaactaatgataattgaattgaggcctttttgttctaacttgtacgtggaatgtttgttttcgtacttgtgttcaaagcataaaagtatgatgcgtatatgtttctcatcccatagtttaaagagtaaaagttgttgaaaaggtgggactatgatctcaccttgagtgcacaaatATAAAtgcacttcacaagtaaacgtgtgcaagaacgaatgctagtcttgacctaaacaataggttatatcaatatcggtaaagcatgaagtcggtcaaagtgttcaattagtcctatgacttgttacgactcgattaatatagcatgtgagtcaaattgtcaagtttcatgcaagatataagtataaacatAAGTTAGAATGACTGCATaagagtttggttaagtttgactaaaagtcaaacttggtcaaagtcaacggggtcgggtcgggtttccgaccattacacagtagtcatatataagcatgttggcaaaatttcatgttaaacggagttgcgagtaagcgggaacgaaaTTGCAAAAATCAAAAAGTGGGATTGGTCAGGGGTTTTCTCGCGATCGCGAGCCCCTTTCCCTTTTAAACTTCGCGATCGCGAAGTGGGGTTTTCCAGCAGCTGTTTGCTGCATTTATTATATGCACGAGCCAAACTTAAAACCATCACAATttataaaccgtaaacatccaaaacaagtatcttatatcgttggaaatgtaatttaacgaggaatacaactaaacacatttcatcaaacaaaaatatcatttacaataatcgatttctcgtcaagtgatcattaaaagtcaattttcaaagtttcaagttcgtaaattgcataagatgattcgggaactttatacacatatataatacgccttttcgtaggtaattacgcatacaatactatcaaacacttacaaacaacattgcaag
This genomic interval carries:
- the LOC139901517 gene encoding uncharacterized protein encodes the protein MRMLRWTCGKTMLDMIPNSVFRENLNVRSISDKLSEERLRWFGHLRRRPPTDPVRRVEALMVDSVRRRGRPTRRWEDRIKLDLKELSLTEGMTSDRNVWRTRIRIDE